Part of the Primulina huaijiensis isolate GDHJ02 chromosome 15, ASM1229523v2, whole genome shotgun sequence genome is shown below.
GGGATTAAGTTATTTGCAATTAACTGGAGTTGTTTTGAGGCTGACCAATTATGAGGTACGCTCCAAGAGAGCGACCGTGAGTGGCCCGATGAGCGGTGATGATGACTATCCTTTCCCTTACGTCCAAAAGATCGGTTCCGGTCAGAAAACATAGAACCTGTATCCTTTTCAGCTATCATCACGAGTGCCAAATCCATCAAGGCTTTTCTTGCTCGACGAAACTGGGCTTCACCCAGAATCCTCTGTCGAGTATCCAAGGCACATAAAACGATCTCCAAATGCTTCTGCCATATTCGAATCCTCTCAATACCATCACGAGTTGCATTGAAAATATCGAGTGCTTTGACAGCTCTGTCAAAGAATTCAGTAGCAATCCTATCTGCTGGTGGCTTTAAGAGATGCCCTCTATCGTTCGTCAATATGGCTTGAAAACAATCAAGGCAGCTAGAAAAGGCATCTAAAAGCTTGCATATCCATGAAATGGAAAGAAGTTCAGTAGCATCAACCACTGAAATGTCGTTAAAACAGGTAAAAACTTTCCTTTGAAATGTATCAAGATTTTGAGTACTTGAATCATGGTTCATTTCTGAATGAACCGGATAACTTCCAATAGTCAAAATTGGACGACGAAATGAGGCAAAAGGTATAGGGGAGCCATGGCTGTTTGAAGAAGGCATTCTTCAAACTAAAATAAGGCCAAAGACACCTGCAGGAAACAAGCCACGATATCATTTTATCAGCTAAAACCCAAAGAAAAATCAGTAGCACGTGCTCTTAAGAACAATTAAATGTTGCATTGTGATTGCTCTGTAAAATTCCAATATCAAACTCTGTTGTATTCCAACTTATTATTTCATCGTTCTTCCCAAAGCCAAATTTATATATACTTATATTTCATCCATTAGAATCAACAAGACGGCACAGCATTTTTTCCCAAGTTCCGAAGATATCAAACAAACCATCCTTTAAGAGGCGGAGGAAGGAATTAATTCCAGGGGCAACTTTTTCAGACTAGACTTACATTTTAGATTTAAGATCGACACCGCTCGCGTCTATCGGGCTATACCAGAATCATGTCATCAAAATAccatagatttttcaaaaatcaaattgaGAACATCTACAGAAATTGAGCACAAGAAAATAAAAGGAATCATATAAACCAATCTAAGACATATTTCACCACCAAAAACAAAACCTTTAAAAGAACAATCTATTTGATTCAATCATAACAATAAACAAAGTCCAAAATcccttattttttttgtttaaaaaattattcagcTCAATCCAAGaccttttcttttttcaaaacaAAGATTATAACATCTAATAATGCAAGCAACACGATTCAATCAGATCAATGAATCAATGGAAAAACCTCAAAACCCGCAAAGTTTCAAACAAAATTTCGAATGCCCAGATCGAGAATCGTCGCTAGACCAGATCTAGAGAATAACAACAAGCAAATTCCAACAAATCATGCTTCCAGGCCCAACGAAAAgcaaaattcaagaaatcaacAAGTGTGTCGAATtagtttagaaaaaaaataatatctttctTATACCTTAATCAGTTAATTGTGCATGATTCCTACATGGAAAATTGGAAGTTGAAAATGGTGAATCGCAATCCTCTGGAGAGTAGGCCCGAAGCCCCCCCAACCTTTTGCTGACGATAAAAGTTTGTGGCTTCCAAAAGGGGTTACTTAACTGAGTCAAATTATGAAACGCTTgaataaataatacaaatacatgttaaatttaatttacCCATATACATAACCGTAAAACCTAAATCCCtgttaaattcaaatatattgatttaatattattagatttgtttgaatggacaaatttgaaataaatttcaaatatacaaaaatataaGTTATGTAATTTCAACAGTAATTTTGGTGGATTTTTTAATACAATTATTCATTATTCTAATCCACTACTATTGATAATGCATAACttgatattaaatttatttgaaattcaattcAATTTTATTCATCCAAAAAAATGCGTCTCAAGTCCATCGATCCAAACAGAAGATAAATCTAATTTATAGTTCTATTATGNtagagagagagagagagagagagactgATACTTGGTAAAAATCTATAATAAATTACCATGTTCAAAAATCAAGTAAGTAAAAAGAGAAAGACGTGTCACCTTCACCACCATTGAAGACCGTAGCCGAAGCAGGATGGCAATGGAACCAAGTCACAGACATCGAGAGAAGAGAGTGAAGAGAGAAGGAATTTCATGCTAATTTCCAACTTCATCTTCTAAATTTGAAAAACGTTGATCATGCATAAATTCTCGAAGTCGTTGCATTCAAAAAGGTTTTGAATTAGCATGAGCTTAATTCTTTCCCCCTACACTTCTCCTCTCTGACATCTGTGACTCCTTCCCACCACCATCGCTACCACGACTATTGTCACTCAATGATGGCAAACATGATACGACTATCTCGAATCGCCTGCCTTGATCTTTCTGCATTCGTGATATATAACACGACACGAGTACTCTTAGCTATAGACTGTAACACtctcaatcaaatttgaatcgATGATATTATCTAACCACATGCAAGAACAGATAAACACAAACCATTATTCGCAGTCAATTTGTACCCGATATTCCTActgaaaataattataattaacaaTAGGATTTTCTTCCTCCAGCCCAAAAATTTGATATCTTTGACTGGAAAAGCCATTCTTAATCCTCGTAATAATTTGAAATAGGAAATATATAGTTTATCATCTAGAACAAGAAAGCAGAAAGGAATTAAGAGGGCTCTCACTCTCTTGTTGCAAGGTTCTTGAGGAGAAGAAATGGCGTTCTGTATACTTTGCATGCATGCGATGGATCATAAAGCCAATCCTAATGGTATATGATTGTGGTTCAAATAACATTAGCAGTTGTGAGTATTGGGTACAGATTGACAACAAATGACGCTACGAATCAACCTAGCTACCTATTCTTGTGGCTTACAGATAATCATCGGTATAGGTTTTTTGAATTAACACGACTACTATTGTCTCCTCGATCTCTAACATCTGTTCCCACCACGAGTACTATATATTGTCACTCCATGATGGTGTGCTTGGGACGGCTATTTTGATTCGCCTGCCTTGATCTTCCTGATCTCACCAAATGT
Proteins encoded:
- the LOC140958756 gene encoding protein BYPASS1-LIKE-like, coding for MPSSNSHGSPIPFASFRRPILTIGSYPVHSEMNHDSSTQNLDTFQRKVFTCFNDISVVDATELLSISWICKLLDAFSSCLDCFQAILTNDRGHLLKPPADRIATEFFDRAVKALDIFNATRDGIERIRIWQKHLEIVLCALDTRQRILGEAQFRRARKALMDLALVMIAEKDTGSMFSDRNRSFGRKGKDSHHHRSSGHSRSLSWSVPHNWSASKQLQLIANNLIPPRGNEIEATDGLATLFFTMSFILMFVLWVLVMEIPCQDRGVQIHFTIPRNFPWSTPFLLLHSRIMDE